The Pseudomonas pergaminensis nucleotide sequence TCATCGTCCAGGCGCACCAGCGTCACCCACAGCAGCGGGCCTTTTTCCAGGTCGAACTGGGTGCGGGCTTCGTCCTCGCGGATCTGTTGCGCACGGGCTTCGCGTTCGGCCGCTGGCAGGTCACTGAGGTCGATGACTTGCAGCTCGAACTCCACCTTGGCATCGATGCGCTGGAAAGCCTGGCCGTCTCTTTCGTAGAAGCGCGTACGCAGCGCTTCGTGGCGCTGGATCAGTTGCTGGAAGCTGGCGCGCACGGCGTCTTCATCCAGCTCGCCGCGCAGGCGCAGAGCACCGGGGATGGTGTAGGCGCTGCTATGCGGGTCCAGTTGCCAGGTGATCCACAGGCGGTTCTGCGCCAGGGATTGGGGCAGTTCATCCTGGCGTGACAGGCTGTGGATCACACCTTGGGCGACGCCACCGTCTTGCTGCAACTGCGCAACGTTGGCCGCGAAGCCTTCCAGGGTCGGCGCTTCGAACAGCATGCGCAGGTTCAGTTCCAGGCCGAGGGTTTCGCGCAGGCGTGCGACCACCTGGGTGGCGGTGATGGAGTTGCCGCCGAGCAAGAAGAAATGATCATCGGCGGCAACGCTTGCGATGTTCAGTTGCTCACACCAGATCGCCGCAATCTGGGTGTGCAACTCGGATTCCAGCGCCCCATCGCTCACCTGCGCTTGCAGGTCGGGGAACTGGGCATAGCTGTCGAGGCTGCCGTCCTTGTGACGAAGCGCACAGGCTGCGCGCTGCACTTTGCCGCTGGAGGTCTTCGGCAAGGCGCCGGGGTTGAGCAGCACCACCACGCTGGGCGCCTCTTGGTAAGCCTCGGCCACGGCTTGGCGGATCGCCTTGATCAGCGCTTCGGGCGGCAGGATTTTCTGCACGCTGCGGCTGATTTCGGCGGCAATGCCAATGCCTTCCAGCCCCTTGTCGCTCACCGCAAATGCGGCGACCCGGCCTTTGCGCACCACTTCGACTTCGCGCTCGATGGTCTGCTCGATGTCCTGGGGGTACAGGTTGTGTCCGCGCACGATCAGCAGGTCTTTGAGGCGGCCGGTGATGTACACCTCACCGTCACGGATAAAACCCAGGTCGCCGGTGCGCAGCCAGGTACGGCCAGCATGTTGCACGAAGGTCTTGGCGGTGGCTTCCGGGTTGCGCCAGTAGCCATGGGCGATGCTCGGACCGCTGGCCCAGAGTTCGCCGACGCGGTTGTCGGGCAGTTCGGTGAGGGTCTGTGGGTCGGCAATCAGTACGGCATGCTCGGGCTGGCTGGTGCCGCAGCTCATGATCGCACTGCCCTGCCCCGGTTCGGCGCGGTTGGCGGCCAGGGCCTGCTCGTCGACGCGCAACGCGGCAATACCCTGGCCCCGGGTGCCGCCGGCGACAAACAGGGTCGCCTCGGCCAGGCCGTAGGAGGCGAAGAAATTGTTTGGGGTGAAACCACAGGTGGCGAACTTTTCGGCGAAGCGTTCCAGGGTGTCGAGGCGGATCGGTTCGGACCCGGAATAGGCCACGCGCCATCGGCTCAGGTCCAGCCGCTCCAACGCCGAGTCACTGACCCGTTCACTGCACAGGCGATAGGCGAAATCCGGACCACCGCTGATGGTACCGCCGTATGCGCTGATCGCCTCAAGCCAGCGCAACGGCCGGCCGAGGAAGTAGGCCGGCGACATCAACACGCACGGCACACCACTGAAGATCGGTTGCAGCAGGCCGCCGATCAGGCCCATGTCGTGGTACAGCGGCAGCCAGCTGACGATCACGTCATCCGGGTTGAGGTCGATGCCGAAACCACGGCGGATCAGCACTTCGTTGGCCACCAGGTTGCCGTGGCTGACCTGCACGCCCTTGGGCAGCGCGGTGGAGCCGGAGGTGTATTGCAGGAAAGCGATGTCGTCGGGGTGCAGGTCGGGAGCGATCCAGTTACCAGCGCTCTCCAGGCTATCGACGCTTAACACTGGCGGCGCGTTGTCGAGCTGCGACAAGCCGTCGGCGAGGCTGGCGATGGTCAACAGCAGGCGCGGCTCGGCGTCGCTGATGATCGACAGCAGGCGCTCCTGATGGTGACGCCGCGTGGACTCCGGCGGGTAGGCCGGCACCGCAATAACCCCGGCGTACAGGCAACCAAAGAACGCCGCGACGTAATCCGGGCCACTGGGGAACAACAGCACCGCACGGTCACCCAGCTCGGCATTGGCTTGCAGCGCAGCGGCGATGGTGCGGGCGCGCTGGTCCAGGTCGCGGTAGCTGAGTACTACGCTGTGCTCGGCGGACTCGGCGAGGAAGCGCAGGGCGACCTGATCCGGGGTTTGCGCGGCACGACGCTGAAGGGACTGGACCAGGGTGCGGGGAAGTTCGAAGGCGTCCATCATGGGGTTCCTGCCTGAAATCGGCTTACGGGAAATTCGGGAATTGGGGAGCTTTTAGCCAGCGGCCAGTTGCCGCGCCGCGCCATTGCGCCAGCGGGCCAGGTGTTCGTCGGCATAGCGCCGCACGCAACGCAGCACGGCGCTTTCGTGCTGGATGAGGAAGAAGTGGTGACCGTCGAACATGTCCAGGGAAAAGCCACTGGCGGCGTCGAGTTGCCAGTCGAGCAACTGGTCGGCGCGCACGCTGTCCTGTTTGCCGCCGAACACGTGGATCGGCATGTCCAACGGCGTGCGCTCGCCATAGGTGAAGCTGCCGCACAGCAGGAAATCGGCACGCAGGATCGGCAGCATCAACTGCATCAACTCGGGGTTGGCCAGGGCTTCTTCAGCGGTGCCTTGCAGTTCGCGCAGGCGGGTGATGAGTTGTTCGTCGGTCTTTTCGATGGCGTACTCGCTGACGTCACGACGCGCCGGCCCGGCCGTGCCGGAGGCGAACAACGCCAGCGGCGCGGGTACGCCGCGAGCGCTCAAGGCGTGCGCCAGCTCAAAGGCGAGCAGGCCGCCAAGGCTGTGGCCGAACAGGGCGTAGGGACCGTTCAAGTCGCGGCTGATTTCCTCCGCGAGTTGCGTGGCCAAGGCCTTGATATCGCGCTGCAGCGGCTCTTCCATGCGCATGCCACGACCGGGCAATTCCAGCGGACACACCTGCAACCATTCAGGCAAGGCCCGGCGCCAGCGCGCGTAAACCATGGCGCTGGCGCCCGAATAGGGCAGGCAGAACAGGCGCAGTCGAGTCGGCGTACTCATCGAGCGACGACTCCAAACTGAAACACGCTGTATGCACGATAGAAACCCATTTCGTCCTCCTGCGGGTGCTGATCCTTGGCCGTTTTACTAACGGACCTGTCACCCAGAAGAACGGACGGCACCGGCAAATAATTAGTCGCCGGGTACGAGCGAGACGTGGTTCA carries:
- a CDS encoding thioesterase II family protein → MSTPTRLRLFCLPYSGASAMVYARWRRALPEWLQVCPLELPGRGMRMEEPLQRDIKALATQLAEEISRDLNGPYALFGHSLGGLLAFELAHALSARGVPAPLALFASGTAGPARRDVSEYAIEKTDEQLITRLRELQGTAEEALANPELMQLMLPILRADFLLCGSFTYGERTPLDMPIHVFGGKQDSVRADQLLDWQLDAASGFSLDMFDGHHFFLIQHESAVLRCVRRYADEHLARWRNGAARQLAAG